GTTATCAACTAGGAGTATCTTTAGTAAAAGTGGAGTTGCAGACCTGAGCTGTGAACATACTCCGAGGTGGAATTTTCATGTAATGCCCAAGTTTCAGATCAGCCAAGAATGACAGTGCATGAATGGTGCTGATTCTCCCATAAAACTTGAACACCATGTTTGCTATGGGCTTTCCAGGTACAATATATCCAAAAATGAATTGAGCTATGATGTCATATCCAGGTTGCTGTTCagtagaaatgaaaaaaataaaacaaaaaactgtTAAAGGCCAGATTTGAATTTGCAATCTCTTCATCCTCCTTATGCTTATACGCCTAGGGTTATCTTTGAAGACACTGAAACCTATAAGCATGAATGCTGCATTTGTTTCATCATATGGCTGGATTATTTCCTTCAATCATGTTCAAATCTGCTCATTAAAGAGGGAGCCAAATGgcagagaaataaaaaaatatatttttacagaaaaataaatgcagCTAAAGAGAAGGCCAAGAATTCAGAAATTTGGATGTAATACCTGGTTTGTAGTTGCTTGAATGACTCCAATTGGGAGGGTAACAATCCAtgcaaaaacaaaagcaaaaagcaTCCCCCACCATGAAAGCTGCACGTCTTTTTTCCACACGAAAGACGTTAAGAGAGATAGCAGAACACAGCCAATTAGCAGAGTGAGAAACCACCACTGTGGGACCTCTTTGTAATTCTTCATCAATTTCGCGTGAATGTCCAATTTCGCATTCTTCACAGCTGATTTGCTCTGTCTCAAGATGTCCCTACATTTTAGACGCCAATCAGTGAATGGTATTTTTAATTTGTATAAATTGAACTACTCAAGTTTCATGAGTATTTGAAAGTTCAGTATTAGAATTTAGAAAGCATTCTACCTTCCATGGAAGAGGGCTACGTGAACGAGTGTTGCTGCAAATCTTGCAAATCCTGATGCAATGGAAAAAGCAAATAAAGGACTGAGATAGAGCTTCCCATAACTGTCATAGGCAGCAACATTGAGATCATACTGTGGAGTTAAGATCTTGGTGGTATCATAAACTTTCCCAGTAGAAGTAAAGAGCTGACTCGAAAATATTGGGTACTTCCGAGCCTCGTAGGTGTTGAATTTCCAGTAACATAAAGGGACAATTATGTAGATAAACATGATGAACCCAACCCCAACATTGACGATAGCGTGCCAAGGTGCCACCATTGGACTTCCGTGGTAAGCTGAGATCCCAGCCCAATCCAAGGTGAAGGCACCTACTCCAAGTCCATGGTACCCTGATCCAATTTGCTGAGCAGTGATGTTATGGGGCCATACCCAACAAACCCATGAGAAGAAAGTCAAGATTGGGAATAGATAACCAGGGAAAGTGTAGTAAGCAAAGCTCGCCaccaagaaaataaggaaaaattgCATCCGCGTAAGACCATTTGATCGAGAATCCTTCTCATGGAGTGCTCTGCAACATCATCCttacagaataaataaatttctccTGATGGTGTTAAAAATTTATTGTAAAAAGAAACCAGACCCTGTTTCTCCTGCAcaaatttatgaattttttaaaactgCATCTAAATGACCAAGAAAACAATCGATTTCATAATTTGCTTTATTTGTATTTTCCGAGAATATTCCACTGTGAGTGGATCAACAGGAAAACCAGTAACAAACTAAGCAAACAATTTCATCTAGTGGTCATTTTCTATCTGGATACCCTCTATATATGCTTTTATGTCCTCAAAAGAATATTAGACCCTCCAAGCAAAACTGTCCACCCCCAATCTTCTTCACAAAGTAGGAAGGGAGATGTGCACCATCAGTTTGTCTTTACAGAACATTCCCTTTTAACCCCTCCATTTTGAAACCTGGAAATCTTTGAATTCCAAACAACTACTATTGAAACAAGCACTCAAGTTTTAGTTTGAAAAGTATTATTCTGTTCTATCACTTATTTTACAAGAACTTTTCAGGTTCAGAAATTCTGAGGCACAAACAGTAGTGGAGAAGGGGTGGGAAAATATGAGAAAGACCTGAATAAAGAAACTTGAGCAAGGTTTGAAGGCCACCACATTTCAACAGGATCTATCAAATATCTTCTAAGCATCCCAGCCCATCCATACCCCAAAACCTGCAAAATAGTACAAGGAAAAGAATGtttgagaagaaataaaatgataaaactgTTGAATTCATTTAACAGTGAAAAATAAAAGGCAAAGAACCCAGAAGGAATGCAAAGCAGAGGATttagtagaagaagagaaacatcacaataaAGCATATAGTATACATCAGAAAAAGTTTGCCACTTTATCCactaaaataaaaccaattcaCCTCTAAATTCCCCAACCCCTTTGCTatctaaaaagggaaaaagaagaggaaacacTCCTAAAACGTCTTCTCTTTCTACAGTATTCAGTACTCTGTCGATTTTGAACTGATAAGATGTTGATtaagagaagagaaatgaaGGATGCAGTTTACCTCTACGATTTGAAACCTCCTTATTCCCACCTTTCAATCCAAAGTCCAATCCAGTAGCAGAGAAGAAAAGGGttcatacccaaaaaaaaaaaaagccccaaGAAGATTTTCGTTACCAACCTGTGTGGTCAAGACGAGGAGAAGCGCACAAATGAAACTCAAGTTCTGTTTGTAGTAAGCCTTCATAACCGTAATGACACCGACAGAGTAGGCATCTCCACCTCCATAAGCCACCCCACAGTTAGCAAAAATAGTAATGATCACATGCTCTTTCATATTGAAGGGTCCTGGATTCAAACTGAAGCTTCTCCCTAAGACCTGAAATTCTCTGTTTGGTAGTGCCGATGCCATGAATTTCCCGATAGGCAAGACAGCAATTTGCACCAAAATAGGAGATATCGACAGCGGCTGCGTTCTGTAAATGAAGAACGTATTCAGAAATATGAGAATAACACAGGAAGTAACACCCAGAAACCAAGCTCTGAACGTCATCACCGGAAGCGAAGGGTCGTCTGTTTCCGGTACAACCAGTGCCACTTCCTCCACCGGACAACGGTCCTCCGACGCCGGTGGCTCTTCATTTAGCTTCTGGGCACTCTTAAATTCCTCTTTTTGTTTCTCAGAGGTCATCATCAGTTGGTTTCTGAAGCTCTCTCTGTCCAAACCCAGAGAATTACTGAAAACAGAGGCGTCTGTTTAAAGTACAGAGTAGATACTTGAAATTTCAAGGAGAGAactggatatatatatatatatatacccaagGGATTCGCGGGCGAAGATAAGATATTTTTACGAAACTACCCCTATAGCGCTACCTTGGGGACTTGTCTCATTTCCAATATTACCCCCATGAGGAATGGGGTCTGAGATTCGAGCGGGACTGAGGTTTAGACTCATTTTGACTTTAGTACCCCTCATTGGTCAATGGTCTTCTCCTTGTCTCCCTCCATATCTCACATTGTCAAACTATGGTAATATGTAGTATGGACTatggaccctttttttttcagttttaatGTGTCATAATGATCAGGTTATTTcacaaataaaaagataattaggGTCCTAGTATGAATCATTATTGATATCAAAATAAATCTCATTGATACTGTCATAGATCCCTTGTATTGAGTTGGATTGGACCATTTTGTCCCTTAAAACATTGATAACTGAGTtcttttggaccattttacctTCTTTTATATTAATATCACTGTTATGGTATCAATATAATATCGATATTGGATATTGACACACAATGCGAATAATGGTTtaatgtgaaaaaaaatttgagactAAGATCCGAATAAGCTAGGATCACTGAGAAGTCAACTAGAATTGGCCAAAACATGCCCTAGCTTTAGTTTTTGTTTAAAAATCGGATGAGTTGAATTGACTAGGATCAGGGTCGACCCCGGTCGATATTGGTTGCTCCTATCTCGATTCTTAAAACCTTGGTTAATACTATAACTAACTGCTCTTGAAATGTTTTTTCTTTGACCGATTGTGATGTTGCACCTTCAAAAAATCTAGtttaagaaaagaggaaaggaaaaaa
This genomic stretch from Macadamia integrifolia cultivar HAES 741 chromosome 2, SCU_Mint_v3, whole genome shotgun sequence harbors:
- the LOC122060408 gene encoding oligopeptide transporter 3, whose product is MMTSEKQKEEFKSAQKLNEEPPASEDRCPVEEVALVVPETDDPSLPVMTFRAWFLGVTSCVILIFLNTFFIYRTQPLSISPILVQIAVLPIGKFMASALPNREFQVLGRSFSLNPGPFNMKEHVIITIFANCGVAYGGGDAYSVGVITVMKAYYKQNLSFICALLLVLTTQVLGYGWAGMLRRYLIDPVEMWWPSNLAQVSLFRALHEKDSRSNGLTRMQFFLIFLVASFAYYTFPGYLFPILTFFSWVCWVWPHNITAQQIGSGYHGLGVGAFTLDWAGISAYHGSPMVAPWHAIVNVGVGFIMFIYIIVPLCYWKFNTYEARKYPIFSSQLFTSTGKVYDTTKILTPQYDLNVAAYDSYGKLYLSPLFAFSIASGFARFAATLVHVALFHGRDILRQSKSAVKNAKLDIHAKLMKNYKEVPQWWFLTLLIGCVLLSLLTSFVWKKDVQLSWWGMLFAFVFAWIVTLPIGVIQATTNQQPGYDIIAQFIFGYIVPGKPIANMVFKFYGRISTIHALSFLADLKLGHYMKIPPRSMFTAQLAGTIVSGVVNLGVGWWMLESISNICDVEQLHPDSPWTCPKFRVTFDSSVIWGLIGPKRVFGPGAMYRNLVWLFLVGALLPVPIWLLSKMFPEKKWIPLINVPVISYGFAGMPPATPTNIASWLVTGTIFNYFVFRYRKGWWQKYNYVLSAALDAGTAFMGVLLFFALQNEGRNLKWWGTEVDHCPLASCPTEPGIAVKGCPIFK